The Sphingopyxis sp. YR583 DNA segment CGCGCGCGGGATCGACCCTGACAAAATTACCGTCTCGCCGAACGGCGTCGATCTCGACCTGTTCGGCGATCCGCCGCCGCGCGACGATGCGCTTGCCGGCAGGCTGGGCCTTTCCGTCGATGACGCAGTTATCGGCTATATCGGCAGCTTCTACGACTATGAGGGGATCGACGACCTGATCGCCGCCATGCCCGCGCTCGTCGCGGCGCAGCCCAAGGCACGGCTGCTGCTCGTCGGCGGCGGGCCAATGGAGGGGGCGCTGAAGGCGCAGGCTGCGGCGTCGCCCGCCGTGACGCATATCCACTTCGTCGGCCGCGTGCCGCACCAGGAAGTCGAACGTTATTATTCGCTGATCGATATCCTCGCCTATCCGCGCAAGAAGATGCGGCTGACCGACCTTGTCACGCCGCTGAAACCGCTCGAGGCGATGGCGCAGGGCAAGCTGGTGGCGGCGTCCGATGTCGGCGGCCACCGCGAGTTGATCGAGGATGGCGTCACGGGTACCTTGTTCGCGCCCGACGACCCCGCCGCGATTGCAGCAGCGCTTGCCAAACTGCTGGAAAATAAAGCGATGTGGCCAGAGCGACGGCGAACGGCACGTATTTTTGTCGAAAGTCATCGTAACTGGTCATCAAACATTTTACGTTACGAGCCGGTTTACCAGCGATTGCTGCGGGGCGCCTGAGCCGGCGACTGCAAGCGAGAATGAATGGTCCACCGGACCGATGGATTTGGAACGATATGGAAGAGACGAGCGAGAACCGGGCGAAGAAGACAGCGATCGCGCTGCTGCGCGCGCTCCAGCCCGCGATTCCGGCGGTGATTGGCGCTGCGGCGCTGACCTTCCTGTTCGCAGCCGTGATGCCTTTTTCGTGGGTCTCGGCGATCAGCTGGAACCTTTATCTCGACCGACTCTCCGATCTTTTCGTCCAGCCGATCGGCAATGGCGGACGACTCGCGCTGGCGTTCAGCATGTCGGCGGTTGCCGCGGTGATCGCGGGCCTCGTCGCACTGTTGATCGCAAAGCCCGAAACGGCGGGACTGTCCCCGCTGCGCAATCCCTTCCGCCGTGCTTCGATGGCGGTGGATGAGGACGAACCCGTACTGACGCGCCGCCGTGTCGACCTGCATCCCGACGACCCGCCGCGCCCGCCGATCCGCGCGGGCCGCGACTTGCCCGCGGGTGGGCTGGGACCGGTGCGATCGACCGGCACCCATGATGAGGTGGCCGAACTCGATCCCTGGATCGCGAACGAAGCGGCCGAAGCCGAAGACGAACTGGTTCTCGCCGATCTGGCACCCGAAGAGGAATTCGACGGCGAGGCGCCATGGCTGCAGCCCGCCGAGATGACGTCGCCGCCGCCGATGCCCGATCCCGCCGACAAATCGCTCGGCGCGATGGTTGCGCGTTTCGAGGCGGGGCTCACGCGACGCCGGCAAGCTGCGCCGCCTTCGACGGCAGCGATCCCCGTGCCCGACGCCGCGAACGCCGAGGAACCCGAAATCGATTTTGCGCTCGAGGCCGCGCTCAGCACGCTTCAGCGCATGACGCGCCAATCGGTCGGCTAAGGCCCTAATCCTCCACCGTCAGGATTTCGATCCGCAGCATATCCGGATTCGTATCGCATTCGACCGCGGTATCGGCGACGATGTGCCCCGGCAGCGACCATTCGATCGTACTGAGCCGCTCGTGCAGCGCGCGCCGCAATGTCTCGATATCGCCCGTCTCGAGCGTGCAGGGGAATATGTGACGCGCCCCGACGAAGCTAGCACTTGCCCACGGACGAAAGGTTGAGGCGCCAGGCGTTACGCCATTCGGCAATTCGCGTATGAGGAGGCTGCGAAGCCGCCGGTGCGGGCATCCGGGGCGTGCCGGTTGTGCGGGAGACCAGCGCATCATGCCATTGCTCCCGTCTCGATCCGGCGACCGGCACGCGTGCGTCGATCGCCGCGTGGCGCGACATGGCCCGCCCGGCGGTCTGCGCGCCATTTGTTCATGAAATGTTCCACGCGACATATCAGATCGCGGCCGGGTTCGCGCCCGCCACGCAGGTCGCTGACGAGACGCGGGTCGCGCGCTGCGGCGCGGCCGAACACACTCGGCGGCATCGCGGATTCCTTCAGAAAAGTCTCGATCCGTTGCAGCAGGTTGCGCTCCATCATGTCCTCCCGATTGCGCCCAAAATCGGGCGACTCACCCGATAGGATATTTCCTATTTGATGCTGCATTTCCTACTTGTCTAGGAAAAATCCTCTTGCTAGGAACGAAATAGGAAGGACCAGCCCAAAGCGACCTATGGCCGACTATGTTCAGGATCCGCGCGCCGCGCTCGATCGCCTCTTGACCGAAAAGGGCATCGATTATGCGCGCCTGTCGCAGGTGATCGGGCGCAACTCCGCCTATATCCAGCAATATATAAAACGCGGTTCGCCACGGCGGCTCGCCGAACAGGATCGTGCGCGCATCGCCGCCTATCTTGGGGTTTCGGAGGCTTTGCTGGGCGGGCCGTCGCAACGCGTCGCGACTCCGGCGCGCGTCCGCGGCCCCGGAATGATCCTGGTGCCGAAGCTTGCGATCGGTGCGTCGGCGGGCGCGGGGGCGAGCGTCGATGGTGAACCGGTGGAGGGCGAGGTCGCGTTTGATCCCAAATGGCTGCGCGACCTCGGTGCCGACCCGCGCGCGCTCACCATCATTCGCGTCGAGGGCGATTCGATGGCGCCGACGCTGAACGATGGCGACGATATATTG contains these protein-coding regions:
- a CDS encoding TIGR04063 family PEP-CTERM/XrtA system glycosyltransferase, giving the protein MTRILHVLDHSLPAHSGYTFRTRALMKAQVAKGWEVAGVTGVRHPEAGPDGETVDGLTFYRTPPIAPARAPIREWREIGALAQRVEALSKEWKPDVLHAHSPVLDGLAALRVGKKLGIPVIYEIRAFWEDASVGNGTGREGSLRYWLTKQLETHAVKSADAVAVICEGLRGDLIARGIDPDKITVSPNGVDLDLFGDPPPRDDALAGRLGLSVDDAVIGYIGSFYDYEGIDDLIAAMPALVAAQPKARLLLVGGGPMEGALKAQAAASPAVTHIHFVGRVPHQEVERYYSLIDILAYPRKKMRLTDLVTPLKPLEAMAQGKLVAASDVGGHRELIEDGVTGTLFAPDDPAAIAAALAKLLENKAMWPERRRTARIFVESHRNWSSNILRYEPVYQRLLRGA
- a CDS encoding S24 family peptidase, producing the protein MADYVQDPRAALDRLLTEKGIDYARLSQVIGRNSAYIQQYIKRGSPRRLAEQDRARIAAYLGVSEALLGGPSQRVATPARVRGPGMILVPKLAIGASAGAGASVDGEPVEGEVAFDPKWLRDLGADPRALTIIRVEGDSMAPTLNDGDDILVDGGDAAARLRDGIYVLRMDDVLMVKRVARAPGQGRISVISDNSHYRSWDDLPMGSVQLVGRVVWTGRRVR